The region ATCCGCGCCGAACTGGGCGCGGCCCGTCACCTTGTCCACACCGTCGTGCCGAATCGGCCGGGTGCCCACCCAGCGGAACTTGCGCTCGCCGTTCTCCTCGCCCACGCCTCACCTCCGGGCGGGAGCGTACCCCAAGCCAGCCGCTGCTACGTACCGCAAGCCAGCCGCTGCTAGCTTCCTCCTCGGTGGAACTGCATCTTTCCAATCCGGCGGTTCGACAGACCATGCACATCCTCTGCGAGGAGGTGGCCGAAGCCGGCGGCCGGGCTCTGGCGGTGGGCGGCTGCGTCCGCGATAGCGCCCTAGGCCGGGCGGCCCAGGATGTCGACGTCGAAGTCTTCGGCCTCTCCCCGCAGCGGTTGCGCGAAGTGTTGGCTCGCCGCCTATCCGCCGTGGAGGTGGGCCGGGCCTTTCCGATCTTCCACCTCCGCGGGCTGGCGATCGACATCGCGGTCCCCAGGCGGCCGGGCGAGCGAGACCAATGGGATCCGGACGCGACACCGGAAACGGCTGCACTGCGACGAGATTTCACCCTGAATGCGATTGCCGTCGATCCGCGAACCGGCGAGGTCATCGATCCGCTGGGAGGCTTGGAGGATTTGAAGGCCCGGCGACTGCGCCACACTTCGGTCCGTTTCGACGATGACCCGCTGCGGGTGCTTCGCGCGATGCGGCTGGCCGCCCGCTTCCAACTCGAGGTCGCTCCGGAAACCACCCTGCGATGCCGGCGACTCGACCCGAAGGGGCTGCCTCGCGAGCGGATCTTCGGCGAGTGGCGGAGGCTCGTGCTCGAGGGGGTGGAGATCTCCCGGGGCCTGCAATTCTTGCGCGATTGCGGCTGGACCCGCAGCGTGCCGGAACTCGAAGCGTTGATCGACGTGCCCCAGGATCCGACCTGGCATCCGGAAGGTTGTGTCTGGACGCATACCCTCCACTGCATGGATGTCTTCGCGGCGGAGCGCAGCGGGAACGAACGGGATGACCTGATCGTCGGCCTGGCGGTGTTATGCCACGATCTCGGCAAGCCCCAGACCACCCGCCGCGAGGGAGATCGGGTGCGCGCGATCCGGCACGAGCAAGCAGGCGAAGCGCCGACCCGAAGCCTGCTCGCCCGCTGGACCCACGAGGCCGCGCTGGTCGAGGAAGTCGTCCCCTTGGTTCTCGCCCACCTGACACCGGTTCAGCTCTTTCAGGCGAAGGCGGGGGATGCGGCGGTGCGGCGGCTCGCGCAGCGAGCGGGCCGCATCGACCGGTTGGTCCGCGTGGCCTCGGCGGACCAGAAGGGGCGCCCTCCCCTGGCCGTCGTTCCCTTCGAGGCTGGGGAGTGGCTGCTCGGCCGCGCCGCCGCGCTCGACGTCTGCCACGCGCCCCCCGAAGCCGTCGTCCTTGGACGTCACCTGATCGAGCTGGGGCTCTCGCCGGGGCCGGATTTCGGGCCGGTGCTCGCCGCGTGCTATGGGGCCCAGCTCGACGGGAGCTTCGCCAGCCCGGCCGAAGGCCTGGTCTGGGCACGGAAGGAGATCGAGCGGCGCGGCCTCTGAAGTGTGGGTTCAGGCCCCAGCGGCCCGAACCAGCGCGGCCTCCATCGCCTGGTGTTGGCTCTCCATGGACGCCAGCAGGCGCAGATGGACACGGGTGCGCCGCAGATTGTGCGCGGGATCGCGAATGCGGAAGTAGCGATCGCCATCCAGGAAATCCGTGAGGAAGCGGACCGCGAGTTCGTACGTCATGACCTGGGGCCCGACGGCCAGGCTGGCCCGCTCGGCGGGGGTCATCAGGGCGCCGGCCGTCTCGAACCATCCATCGGCGAGGGCACCGAACACGTCGATGCGCAGGCTCACCTTGGCCAGATCCGCCTCGTCCTCGAGCGCAGCGTTGCCTGCCGAGCGCACCAGATCTCCGAAATCCCACGCCAGCAGACCGGACATCACCGTGTCGAGATCGACCACGGCGACCGCTCGGCCCGTGGCCCGATCGAAGAGCACGTTGTTGGCCTTGGTA is a window of bacterium DNA encoding:
- a CDS encoding CCA tRNA nucleotidyltransferase translates to MELHLSNPAVRQTMHILCEEVAEAGGRALAVGGCVRDSALGRAAQDVDVEVFGLSPQRLREVLARRLSAVEVGRAFPIFHLRGLAIDIAVPRRPGERDQWDPDATPETAALRRDFTLNAIAVDPRTGEVIDPLGGLEDLKARRLRHTSVRFDDDPLRVLRAMRLAARFQLEVAPETTLRCRRLDPKGLPRERIFGEWRRLVLEGVEISRGLQFLRDCGWTRSVPELEALIDVPQDPTWHPEGCVWTHTLHCMDVFAAERSGNERDDLIVGLAVLCHDLGKPQTTRREGDRVRAIRHEQAGEAPTRSLLARWTHEAALVEEVVPLVLAHLTPVQLFQAKAGDAAVRRLAQRAGRIDRLVRVASADQKGRPPLAVVPFEAGEWLLGRAAALDVCHAPPEAVVLGRHLIELGLSPGPDFGPVLAACYGAQLDGSFASPAEGLVWARKEIERRGL